The proteins below are encoded in one region of Nocardioides marmorisolisilvae:
- a CDS encoding 1,4-dihydroxy-2-naphthoate polyprenyltransferase produces the protein MATPAQWVSGARPRTLPAAIAPVLAGTAVAAYFDLEVWWKAALALLVSLLLQVGVNYANDYSDGVRGTDDDRVGPMRLVGSGAATAAAVKRAALGTLALAAAVGLVLAATTAWWLVAVGALSILAAWFYTGGSKPYGYLGLGELMVFVFFGLVAVLGTVYVQVHHHVNGWFAYDPLPAGMHFSVWPSAWWAAVGVGALACAILVANNLRDIPTDREVGKRTLAVVLGDRRTRRLYVGLVLVAVVMLVLVALATTLAALVGLVALVPLGRASRTVLRGASGPGLVPVLAGTGAGELLYAAGAFIGLLVAR, from the coding sequence GTGGCCACACCTGCCCAATGGGTCTCCGGCGCGCGACCCCGCACCCTGCCGGCCGCTATCGCCCCGGTCCTCGCCGGTACGGCGGTGGCGGCGTACTTCGATCTCGAGGTGTGGTGGAAGGCTGCCCTGGCACTGCTCGTCAGCCTGCTGCTGCAGGTCGGGGTGAACTACGCCAACGACTACTCCGACGGGGTCCGCGGCACCGACGACGACCGCGTCGGGCCGATGCGGCTGGTCGGCTCCGGCGCCGCCACTGCCGCCGCGGTGAAGCGCGCCGCGCTGGGCACGCTCGCGCTGGCGGCGGCCGTCGGCCTGGTGCTGGCGGCCACGACCGCGTGGTGGCTGGTGGCCGTCGGGGCGCTGTCGATCCTTGCGGCATGGTTCTACACCGGCGGCTCGAAGCCCTACGGCTACCTCGGGCTGGGCGAGCTGATGGTCTTCGTGTTCTTCGGGCTGGTGGCCGTGCTGGGCACCGTGTACGTGCAGGTACACCACCACGTCAACGGGTGGTTCGCCTACGACCCGCTGCCTGCCGGGATGCACTTCTCGGTGTGGCCGTCAGCCTGGTGGGCCGCCGTCGGGGTGGGCGCGCTGGCATGCGCGATCCTGGTCGCGAACAACCTGCGCGACATCCCGACCGACCGCGAGGTCGGCAAGCGCACCCTGGCCGTCGTACTCGGTGATCGTCGGACCCGACGGCTGTACGTCGGGCTCGTGCTGGTCGCCGTGGTGATGCTGGTCCTGGTCGCCCTCGCCACCACCCTCGCAGCACTGGTCGGTCTGGTGGCACTGGTGCCGCTCGGTCGCGCCTCGCGAACCGTGCTGCGTGGCGCCTCGGGGCCGGGGCTGGTGCCGGTGCTGGCGGGGACCGGCGCGGGCGAGCTGCTCTATGCCGCGGGGGCGTTCATCGGGCTGCTCGTCGCCCGCTGA
- the cds1 gene encoding L-cysteine desulfhydrase Cds1, translating to MREEREGCCRSARAEGSGRGWLAEAVRRVEADANRSADTHLHVFPLPEDWGIDLYLKDESVHPTGSLKHRLARSLFLYALCNGWIHEDSTIIEASSGSTAVSEAYFARLIGLPFVAVMPAATSPEKIALIEFHGGSCHLVDDPGTIYDEARRLADETGGHYMDQFTYAERATDWRGNNNIAESIFDQLARERHPVPRWVVVGAGTGGTSATIGRYLRYQRHDTSLCVVDPENSAFFEGWCADDPSYTTGRGSRIEGIGRPRVEPSFLPAVVDAMIAVPDAASIAAARWTTEVTGRKVGGSTGTSMWGALHLIAQMLRNGETGSVVTLLCDGGERYAHTYYDDGWLAEHGLDIAPYLATLEKFRASGEWVEPVGS from the coding sequence GTGCGCGAGGAACGCGAGGGCTGCTGTCGTTCGGCTCGTGCCGAGGGCAGCGGGCGTGGCTGGCTCGCCGAGGCGGTACGACGCGTCGAGGCGGACGCCAACCGCTCGGCCGACACCCACCTGCACGTCTTCCCGCTCCCCGAGGACTGGGGCATCGACCTCTACCTCAAGGACGAGTCGGTCCACCCGACCGGTTCGCTGAAGCACCGGCTGGCCCGGTCGCTGTTCCTCTACGCGCTGTGCAACGGATGGATCCACGAGGACTCGACGATCATCGAGGCGTCGTCGGGATCGACCGCCGTCTCCGAGGCGTACTTCGCCCGGCTGATCGGGCTGCCCTTCGTCGCGGTGATGCCGGCTGCGACCTCGCCGGAGAAGATCGCACTCATCGAGTTCCACGGGGGCTCCTGTCACCTCGTCGACGACCCCGGCACCATCTACGACGAGGCGCGACGGCTGGCCGACGAGACCGGCGGCCACTACATGGACCAGTTCACCTACGCCGAGCGCGCCACCGACTGGCGCGGCAACAACAACATCGCCGAGTCGATCTTCGATCAGCTCGCCCGCGAGCGGCACCCGGTGCCCCGCTGGGTCGTGGTGGGCGCCGGCACCGGCGGCACCTCCGCGACCATCGGCCGCTATCTGCGCTACCAGCGCCACGACACGTCGCTGTGCGTCGTCGACCCGGAGAACTCCGCGTTTTTCGAGGGCTGGTGCGCCGACGACCCGTCGTACACCACCGGCAGAGGCTCGCGCATCGAGGGCATCGGCCGGCCCCGGGTCGAGCCGTCGTTCCTGCCGGCGGTCGTCGACGCGATGATCGCCGTACCCGACGCCGCCTCGATCGCCGCGGCCCGCTGGACCACCGAGGTCACCGGCCGAAAGGTCGGCGGCTCGACGGGTACGTCGATGTGGGGTGCGCTGCACCTGATCGCGCAGATGCTCCGGAACGGCGAGACCGGGTCGGTGGTGACTCTGCTCTGCGACGGTGGGGAGCGCTACGCGCACACCTACTACGACGACGGCTGGCTGGCCGAGCACGGGTTGGACATCGCGCCGTACCTCGCGACGCTGGAGAAGTTCCGCGCCAGCGGCGAGTGGGTGGAGCCGGTCGGGAGTTAG
- a CDS encoding DUF4229 domain-containing protein: protein MKDFLVYTALRILMFVVCYAVFAGLWTLIWGDSGAAYIWPFVAAAVVSSLLALKYLQGPRERFARRVEERAARATAKFEEMRSREDADQGA, encoded by the coding sequence GTGAAGGACTTCCTCGTCTACACCGCGCTGCGGATCCTGATGTTCGTGGTCTGCTATGCCGTGTTCGCCGGCCTGTGGACCCTCATCTGGGGTGACAGCGGTGCGGCGTACATCTGGCCCTTCGTCGCCGCCGCGGTCGTCTCGTCGTTGCTGGCGCTGAAGTACCTCCAGGGCCCGCGGGAGCGGTTCGCCCGCCGGGTCGAGGAGCGGGCGGCACGGGCCACCGCGAAGTTCGAGGAGATGCGCTCGCGCGAGGACGCCGACCAGGGAGCCTGA
- the ccsB gene encoding c-type cytochrome biogenesis protein CcsB — translation MSHDAFEVLSNQAVAACAVVYFLAVLAHLWQWALLRRVAPAQVSAQVPAMAAAGGGSDDAPAPVLAAGGADEERAGLFGRIGVALTVVAVTIHFVAVISRGLAANPVRVPWGNMYEFTLTATFVVGLAYLLLYRKFDLDWLSPVVTAFILITLMVDVLLLYSPVVPLRDALQSPWLVIHVVAAILATGAFTIGGMASALYLIKERWPHSRPGGFIARLPQLEGLDRLAYRTHAFAFPVWTFAALIAGPIWAQHAWGKYWNWDPKEVWAFITWVVYAAYLHARATAGWKGKAAAIVALIGLATLWFNFIGINFFFGSGSMHSYA, via the coding sequence ATGAGCCACGACGCGTTCGAGGTGCTGAGCAACCAGGCCGTTGCTGCCTGCGCAGTCGTCTACTTCCTCGCGGTGCTCGCGCACCTGTGGCAGTGGGCGCTTCTCCGGCGGGTGGCCCCCGCTCAGGTCTCGGCCCAGGTGCCCGCGATGGCGGCAGCGGGCGGAGGCTCCGACGACGCACCGGCGCCGGTGCTCGCTGCGGGCGGTGCCGACGAGGAGCGCGCCGGGCTGTTCGGCCGGATCGGGGTCGCGCTGACGGTGGTGGCGGTGACGATCCACTTCGTCGCGGTCATCTCCCGCGGTCTCGCGGCGAACCCGGTCCGGGTCCCCTGGGGCAACATGTACGAGTTCACCCTGACCGCCACGTTCGTGGTGGGGCTGGCCTACCTGCTGCTCTACCGCAAGTTCGACCTCGACTGGCTGTCGCCGGTGGTGACCGCGTTCATCCTGATCACGCTGATGGTCGACGTGCTGCTGCTCTACAGCCCCGTCGTGCCGCTGCGCGACGCGCTCCAGTCACCCTGGCTGGTGATCCACGTGGTAGCCGCGATCCTGGCCACCGGCGCCTTCACGATCGGCGGGATGGCCTCGGCGCTGTACCTGATCAAGGAGCGGTGGCCGCACAGCCGCCCGGGCGGCTTTATCGCCCGGCTGCCCCAGCTCGAAGGGCTGGACCGGCTGGCCTACCGCACCCATGCGTTCGCCTTCCCGGTGTGGACCTTCGCTGCGCTGATCGCCGGCCCGATCTGGGCGCAGCACGCCTGGGGCAAGTACTGGAACTGGGACCCCAAGGAGGTGTGGGCGTTCATCACCTGGGTGGTGTACGCCGCCTATCTCCACGCCCGCGCCACCGCCGGCTGGAAGGGCAAGGCGGCCGCGATCGTCGCCCTGATCGGCCTGGCCACCTTGTGGTTCAACTTCATCGGGATCAACTTCTTCTTCGGCTCCGGGAGCATGCACTCCTACGCCTGA
- the resB gene encoding cytochrome c biogenesis protein ResB, producing MSTDEIEQIDPPSEDLGPGAASKRPPESTTGQLRALSPVELMRWTWRQLTSMRTALLLLFLVALAAIPGSVVPQENVDSVLTSQWKQQHTTLAPIYDKLGLFHVFNSVWFAAIYLLLVISLLGCIVPRLGVYWRGLRAKPPGPPRNLRRLPAHAEAVAADSSPQAVLDVAEAALRRRRFRTVRHDDAVSAERGYLREAGNLLFHLSVLLVLAGVAIGGLFGYQGGVIVVTGHGFTNSLSQYDDFKAGTFFTPSRLAPFSFTVHNFDVNFIRSGREAGMAHKFSAAMSYRTTQDGPVRRADISVNHPLTIDGTSVYLISHGYAPHITVRDGKGHVVQSGPVVFMPEDDTFRSFGVVKVPDAQARDGRPEQIGLEGEFYPTYAFTDATGPFSAFPDDKNPALSMLAYTGDLGLDSGRPQSVYSLDKAGLKPIKQANGKPLRIDLMLGHTVLLPHGMGSVTFDGVSRYVKLQVSRSPADWLALLGMVLGLTGLLGSLFIRPRRLWVRVRPADGGDGSGGDGSGVRRTLVEVAGLDRTSGGDLVGEIEALAGRLGTPPSSRAAEDGPAAPGTEEDPA from the coding sequence ATGAGCACCGACGAGATCGAGCAGATCGACCCGCCGAGCGAGGACCTGGGCCCCGGCGCGGCGTCCAAGCGGCCGCCGGAGTCGACCACCGGGCAGTTGCGGGCGCTGTCCCCGGTCGAGCTGATGCGGTGGACCTGGCGCCAGCTCACCTCGATGCGTACGGCGCTGCTGCTGCTCTTCCTGGTCGCCCTGGCGGCGATCCCGGGATCCGTCGTGCCGCAGGAGAACGTCGACTCTGTGCTCACCTCGCAGTGGAAGCAGCAGCACACCACGCTGGCCCCCATCTACGACAAGCTCGGCCTGTTCCACGTCTTCAACTCGGTGTGGTTCGCTGCGATCTACCTGCTGCTGGTGATCTCGTTGCTCGGGTGCATCGTGCCGCGCCTGGGCGTCTACTGGCGCGGCCTGCGCGCGAAGCCCCCGGGCCCTCCGCGCAACCTGCGTCGGCTGCCGGCCCACGCCGAGGCCGTCGCTGCCGACTCCAGTCCCCAGGCCGTCCTGGACGTCGCGGAGGCCGCATTGCGCCGTCGCCGGTTCCGCACGGTCCGCCACGACGACGCGGTGTCCGCGGAGCGGGGCTACCTTCGCGAGGCCGGCAACCTGCTCTTCCACCTGTCGGTGCTCCTGGTCCTGGCCGGGGTGGCGATCGGCGGCCTCTTCGGCTACCAGGGCGGCGTGATCGTGGTGACCGGGCACGGATTCACCAACTCGCTGAGCCAGTACGACGACTTCAAGGCCGGGACGTTCTTCACGCCCTCGCGGCTGGCGCCGTTCTCGTTCACGGTGCACAACTTCGACGTGAACTTCATCCGCAGTGGCCGCGAGGCCGGGATGGCGCACAAGTTCTCCGCCGCGATGAGCTATCGCACCACCCAGGACGGCCCGGTACGACGGGCCGACATCTCGGTGAACCATCCGCTGACCATCGACGGCACCTCGGTCTACCTGATCAGCCACGGCTACGCCCCGCACATCACCGTGCGCGACGGCAAGGGACACGTGGTGCAGTCCGGGCCGGTCGTCTTCATGCCGGAGGACGACACGTTCCGGTCCTTCGGCGTGGTCAAGGTGCCGGACGCGCAGGCTCGTGACGGCAGGCCCGAGCAGATCGGGCTCGAGGGCGAGTTCTACCCGACGTACGCCTTCACCGACGCCACCGGACCGTTCTCGGCCTTCCCCGACGACAAGAACCCCGCCCTCTCGATGCTCGCCTACACCGGCGACCTCGGCCTGGACTCGGGACGGCCGCAATCGGTCTACAGCCTGGACAAGGCGGGCCTGAAGCCGATCAAGCAGGCCAACGGCAAGCCGCTGCGGATCGACCTGATGCTCGGCCACACCGTGCTGCTGCCCCACGGGATGGGCTCGGTCACCTTCGACGGGGTCAGCCGCTACGTCAAGCTCCAGGTCAGCCGGTCGCCGGCGGACTGGCTGGCCCTGCTCGGGATGGTGCTCGGGCTGACCGGGCTGCTGGGGTCGCTGTTCATCCGGCCGCGCCGGCTCTGGGTGCGGGTCCGGCCCGCCGACGGGGGCGACGGGTCGGGCGGGGACGGGTCCGGAGTCCGGCGTACCCTCGTGGAGGTGGCCGGCCTCGACCGGACCTCCGGCGGGGATCTCGTCGGGGAGATCGAGGCCCTCGCGGGTCGGCTCGGCACCCCGCCGAGCAGTCGAGCAGCCGAGGACGGCCCGGCCGCTCCCGGCACTGAGGAGGATCCAGCATGA
- a CDS encoding cytochrome c biogenesis CcdA family protein — MGHWFQSTAFGGSLVLAVPVAVIAGLVSFFSPCVVPLLPGYLSYMTGLSGADLGAARRGRMFAGALLFVLGFSVVFVLIGSATGAIGAWLFQYQRELKVVLGCLTILVGIVFLGALPVMQRDFRIHKVPAVGVAAAPMLGVLFGLGWTPCLGPTLTAVMSLATTQGTVGRGMALSLFYCLGLGLPFIVAALAYRRMLGAIRWVRRHQQWVTRVGGVMLIVVGLLLVTGWWDVAVSHLRYSGFTAGV, encoded by the coding sequence CTGGGCCACTGGTTCCAGAGCACCGCGTTCGGCGGGTCGCTGGTGCTCGCCGTACCCGTGGCCGTGATCGCCGGGCTGGTGTCGTTCTTCAGCCCCTGCGTGGTGCCGCTGCTGCCCGGCTACCTGTCCTACATGACCGGGCTCTCCGGGGCCGACCTCGGTGCCGCTCGCCGCGGCCGGATGTTCGCCGGAGCGCTCCTCTTCGTGCTGGGCTTCTCGGTCGTGTTCGTGCTGATCGGCAGCGCCACCGGTGCGATCGGCGCTTGGCTCTTCCAGTACCAGCGCGAGCTCAAGGTGGTGCTGGGCTGCCTGACCATCCTCGTCGGCATCGTCTTCCTCGGTGCGCTGCCGGTGATGCAGCGCGACTTCCGGATCCACAAGGTGCCCGCCGTGGGGGTGGCCGCGGCACCGATGCTCGGGGTCCTCTTCGGGCTGGGCTGGACCCCGTGCCTGGGCCCGACCCTGACCGCGGTGATGTCGCTGGCGACCACCCAGGGCACGGTCGGACGCGGGATGGCGCTGAGCCTGTTCTACTGCCTTGGCCTGGGGCTCCCGTTCATCGTCGCGGCGCTCGCCTATCGGCGGATGCTCGGCGCGATCCGGTGGGTCCGCCGCCACCAGCAATGGGTCACCCGGGTCGGTGGCGTGATGCTGATCGTCGTCGGGCTGCTGCTGGTCACCGGCTGGTGGGACGTGGCCGTCTCCCACCTGCGCTACTCCGGCTTCACGGCGGGGGTGTGA
- a CDS encoding TlpA disulfide reductase family protein, producing MSRSRFTPVRRLAASAPPRPARVVVAVLLSALLAGALSACGAEGTGDKGYVDGHGVITELPPAQRHQVGAISGDLLDGGHFDLADHRGKVVVINVWGSWCAPCRAEAHVLAAAAAKLRPEGVLFVGINTRDASKDNGRAFDRAFGIDYPSIFDPSGRNLLAFHGAITPSAIPSTIVIDGQGRIAASVLGELTSSTTLVDLVHDTIRGTVRS from the coding sequence GTGAGCCGCTCCCGCTTCACGCCGGTACGCCGGCTCGCCGCGTCGGCCCCTCCGCGCCCGGCCCGTGTCGTGGTGGCGGTGCTGCTCAGCGCACTGCTGGCCGGGGCGCTCTCGGCCTGCGGCGCCGAGGGCACCGGCGACAAGGGCTACGTGGACGGGCACGGAGTGATCACCGAACTGCCCCCCGCCCAGCGGCACCAGGTCGGGGCGATCTCGGGCGATCTCCTCGACGGAGGGCACTTCGACCTGGCCGACCACCGGGGCAAGGTCGTGGTCATCAACGTCTGGGGATCCTGGTGCGCGCCGTGCCGGGCCGAGGCACACGTGCTGGCCGCGGCGGCCGCGAAGCTGCGGCCCGAGGGCGTGCTGTTCGTGGGCATCAACACCCGGGACGCCAGCAAGGACAACGGCCGCGCCTTCGACCGCGCCTTCGGCATCGACTATCCGAGCATCTTCGACCCGTCCGGGCGCAACCTGCTGGCCTTCCATGGCGCCATCACGCCGAGCGCGATCCCGAGCACGATCGTCATCGACGGGCAGGGCCGGATCGCGGCGAGCGTGCTCGGCGAGCTCACCTCGAGCACGACGCTGGTCGACCTGGTCCACGACACGATCCGAGGGACGGTGCGCTCGTGA
- a CDS encoding histidine phosphatase family protein, giving the protein MTDGSETGTTVHLLRHGEVHNPEGILYGRATGYHLSERGRAMAERVAERVGDRDITHIVSSPLERAQETAAPLAAVRGVQVGTDERLIESENFFAGRPFTVRDGLLLNPGAWRRLWNPFRPSWGEPYAEVAQRMWAAVLDAREEAEGHEAVLVSHQLPIWVTRLHAERRRFLHDPRRRQCTLCSITSFEFTGDRLTTVSYSEPAGDLIPVADRRATFSAGGADDGPHEPLP; this is encoded by the coding sequence ATGACCGACGGGTCGGAGACCGGGACGACCGTCCACCTGCTGCGGCACGGAGAGGTGCACAACCCCGAGGGCATCCTCTACGGACGGGCCACCGGCTACCACCTCTCCGAGCGTGGCCGGGCGATGGCCGAGCGCGTCGCCGAGCGGGTCGGGGACCGCGACATCACCCACATCGTGTCCTCGCCGCTGGAGCGGGCCCAGGAGACCGCCGCCCCGCTCGCCGCGGTCCGTGGCGTCCAGGTCGGCACCGACGAGCGCCTGATCGAGTCGGAGAACTTCTTCGCCGGCAGGCCGTTCACGGTGCGCGACGGGCTGCTGCTCAACCCCGGCGCGTGGCGACGGCTCTGGAACCCGTTCCGCCCGTCGTGGGGTGAGCCGTACGCCGAGGTGGCGCAGCGGATGTGGGCGGCCGTGCTCGACGCCCGCGAAGAGGCCGAGGGGCACGAGGCCGTGCTGGTCTCCCACCAGCTGCCGATCTGGGTGACCCGGCTCCACGCCGAGCGTCGTCGCTTCCTGCACGACCCCCGCCGGCGCCAGTGCACGCTGTGCAGCATCACCTCCTTCGAGTTCACCGGCGACCGGCTGACCACGGTCAGCTACTCCGAGCCGGCCGGTGACCTGATCCCGGTCGCCGACCGGCGTGCGACCTTCTCGGCAGGCGGTGCGGACGACGGACCACACGAGCCGCTCCCGTGA
- the hemL gene encoding glutamate-1-semialdehyde 2,1-aminomutase — protein MNSPVRAFTAVGGTPRFIASAKGARLVDVDGNEYVDLVCSWGPMLLGHAHPKVLARVSEAVARGTSYGTPTVPEVELAEEIVSRTPVEQVRLVSSGTEATMSAIRLARGFTGRDLVVKFAGCYHGHVDSLLAEAGSGLATLRQAQGSALRGAQGSALREAQGSALREAQGSALREAQGSALRQAQGSALRGAQGSALAVPGTPGVPAEATHGTLVLPYNDRDAVTAAFAEHGDRIACLITEASPGNMGVVPPHPGFNEFLAQTCATNGALFVSDEVMTGFRVSRSGQWGRDGAVEGWRPDLMTFGKVMGGGFPAAAFGGRADVMACLSPEGPVYQAGTLSGNPVATTAGLTTLRLATDAVYARVDEVATQIGAAVTAALTAAGVPHRLQTAGNMFSVFFTDAAEVTDYAGATDQDLDAFKAFFHAMLDGGVYLPPSAFEAWFCSAAHDDRDIQQVVDALPAAARAAAAASRPKAVLR, from the coding sequence GTGAACTCCCCGGTCCGCGCCTTCACCGCCGTCGGCGGCACCCCGCGGTTCATCGCCTCGGCCAAGGGCGCCCGGCTGGTCGACGTGGACGGCAACGAGTACGTCGACCTGGTCTGCTCCTGGGGGCCGATGCTGCTGGGCCACGCCCATCCGAAGGTGCTCGCCCGGGTCTCCGAGGCGGTCGCCCGCGGCACGTCGTACGGCACCCCGACCGTGCCCGAGGTGGAGCTGGCCGAGGAGATCGTGTCCCGCACACCGGTCGAGCAGGTCCGCCTGGTGTCGTCGGGCACCGAGGCGACCATGTCGGCGATCCGGCTGGCGCGGGGCTTCACCGGACGCGACCTGGTGGTGAAGTTCGCCGGCTGCTACCACGGCCACGTCGACTCGCTGCTCGCCGAGGCCGGGTCGGGCCTCGCGACCCTTCGACAGGCTCAGGGCAGCGCCCTTCGAGGGGCTCAGGGCAGCGCCCTTCGAGAGGCTCAGGGCAGCGCCCTTCGAGAGGCTCAGGGCAGCGCCCTTCGAGAGGCTCAGGGCAGCGCCCTTCGACAGGCTCAGGGCAGCGCCCTTCGAGGGGCTCAGGGCAGCGCCCTCGCGGTGCCTGGCACCCCGGGGGTGCCGGCCGAGGCGACCCACGGCACGCTCGTGCTGCCCTACAACGACCGTGACGCGGTGACTGCGGCGTTCGCCGAGCACGGCGACCGGATCGCGTGCCTGATCACCGAGGCGTCGCCCGGCAACATGGGCGTGGTCCCGCCACACCCCGGCTTCAACGAGTTCCTCGCGCAGACCTGCGCGACGAACGGGGCGTTGTTCGTCAGCGACGAGGTGATGACCGGCTTCCGGGTCTCGCGCTCGGGCCAGTGGGGCCGCGACGGCGCGGTCGAGGGCTGGCGACCGGATCTGATGACCTTCGGCAAGGTGATGGGCGGCGGCTTCCCGGCTGCGGCCTTCGGTGGCCGGGCCGACGTGATGGCTTGCCTGTCCCCGGAGGGGCCGGTCTACCAGGCGGGCACGCTCTCGGGGAACCCGGTGGCCACCACCGCCGGGCTGACCACGCTGCGGCTGGCGACCGACGCCGTGTACGCCCGTGTCGACGAGGTCGCCACCCAGATCGGTGCCGCCGTGACCGCGGCCCTGACCGCGGCCGGCGTACCCCACCGGTTGCAGACGGCAGGCAACATGTTCAGCGTGTTCTTCACCGACGCCGCCGAGGTCACCGACTACGCCGGCGCCACGGACCAGGACCTCGACGCCTTCAAGGCCTTCTTCCACGCGATGCTCGACGGCGGTGTCTACCTGCCACCCAGCGCGTTCGAGGCGTGGTTCTGCTCGGCCGCGCACGACGACCGCGACATCCAGCAGGTGGTCGACGCCCTGCCCGCCGCCGCCCGGGCCGCCGCTGCGGCCAGTCGACCGAAGGCGGTCCTCAGATGA
- a CDS encoding lytic transglycosylase domain-containing protein, producing the protein MSPASLTRRSKAIAIVPVALLSGAWTVSLLSYSSAGAAPDHDKNLPDGTSVPSQAIQAPANVPLPGRIAPGVPEGSADQVVAGASTGGIPAPALAAYQRAAQIIDSADKACNIPWELIAAIGRVESDHGRYGGSTLNAKGIDTPPVYGPVLDGKHNTALIRDTDGGQIDGDKVFDRAVGPMQFIPSTWQVVKVDADGDGQRNPQDINDASLASAVYLCSGSENLATRKGQESAVYRYNHSRSYVNLVLRIAEAYTAGDFTSVPSGSYAGTVFSPSTSGAIAHRRHVAAERRSHGGSRTAPGHTGSTGSTGGTTTQPGTGNGGTGAGPGTGPSAPTPSAASNPLGALSDGVQQATSALPTPIQSALSPVTSTLTSLTALNFCTAQFAAIPDPLGLLKPLRSSCATQVQGMTQEQAASTIPNTLKGVLAWLSGK; encoded by the coding sequence ATGAGCCCAGCGTCCCTCACGCGTCGGAGCAAGGCGATCGCGATCGTGCCGGTCGCGCTGCTCTCCGGCGCCTGGACCGTGAGCCTGTTGAGTTACTCCTCGGCTGGTGCCGCACCCGACCACGACAAGAACCTCCCCGACGGCACCAGCGTGCCGTCGCAGGCGATCCAGGCGCCCGCCAACGTGCCGCTGCCCGGCCGGATCGCGCCGGGCGTCCCCGAGGGCAGTGCCGACCAAGTCGTCGCCGGCGCCTCGACCGGCGGCATTCCGGCCCCTGCGCTGGCGGCGTACCAGCGGGCCGCGCAGATCATCGACTCCGCAGACAAGGCCTGCAACATCCCGTGGGAGCTGATCGCGGCGATCGGTCGCGTCGAGTCCGACCACGGCCGGTACGGCGGCAGCACCCTGAACGCCAAGGGCATCGACACTCCCCCCGTCTACGGCCCGGTGCTGGACGGCAAGCACAACACCGCGCTGATCCGCGACACCGACGGCGGCCAGATCGACGGCGACAAGGTCTTCGACCGTGCGGTCGGTCCGATGCAGTTCATCCCCTCGACCTGGCAGGTCGTCAAGGTCGACGCCGACGGCGACGGCCAGCGCAACCCGCAGGACATCAACGACGCCTCGCTGGCGTCCGCGGTCTACCTCTGCTCGGGCTCGGAGAATCTCGCCACCCGAAAGGGCCAGGAGAGTGCGGTCTACCGCTACAACCACAGCAGGAGCTACGTGAACCTGGTGCTGCGGATCGCCGAGGCCTACACCGCCGGTGACTTCACCTCGGTGCCGTCGGGCTCCTACGCCGGCACGGTGTTCAGCCCCAGCACCTCCGGCGCGATCGCCCACCGACGTCACGTCGCCGCCGAGCGCCGCTCGCACGGCGGAAGCCGGACCGCCCCGGGCCACACCGGCTCCACCGGGTCGACCGGGGGCACCACCACCCAGCCGGGCACCGGCAACGGCGGCACGGGCGCCGGCCCCGGCACGGGACCGTCGGCCCCGACCCCGTCGGCCGCCTCCAACCCGTTGGGGGCCCTCTCCGACGGGGTTCAGCAGGCGACCTCGGCGCTGCCGACCCCGATCCAGTCCGCGCTGAGCCCGGTCACGAGCACGTTGACCTCGCTGACCGCGCTGAACTTCTGCACCGCCCAGTTCGCCGCGATCCCCGACCCGCTCGGGCTCCTCAAGCCACTGCGCAGCAGCTGCGCCACCCAGGTCCAGGGCATGACCCAGGAGCAGGCTGCCAGCACCATCCCGAACACCCTCAAGGGCGTCCTCGCCTGGCTCAGCGGCAAGTAG